The Ciconia boyciana chromosome 2, ASM3463844v1, whole genome shotgun sequence genome has a segment encoding these proteins:
- the YME1L1 gene encoding ATP-dependent zinc metalloprotease YME1L1: MFSFSTVQPQATVPLSHLINAFHSPKSSTTTASTASVQPVQRDASPEHDPQKSESVFNLRDLGLSDLKANQFKELVNRLLPGYCAENKVSSQWHTSYISAESFFENKHGFVDVFSALRSSCLYRQHLNPLQNFCSDVRCWPVYIQSRTFKTLRSRARRLQSTSEQFTETKNSLSSLLKGFILRKRRIDVENLDALMKTKNIPEAHQDAFKTGFAEGFLKAQVFLQKTLDSLRRSRLLSFFLFVLCFYLAIYSSFLPGKGSFSDAVRFRTSSIFDAAVDPIQLKNVTFEHVKGVEEAKQELQEVVEFLKNPHKFTVLGGKLPKGILLVGPPGTGKTLLARAVAGEADVPFYYASGSEFDEMFVGVGASRIRSLFREAKANAPCVIFIDELDSVGGKRIESPMHPYSRQTINQLLAEMDGFKPNEGVVIIGATNFPEALDNALIRPGRFDMQVTVPKPDVRGRTEILKWYLNKIKYDPSVDPEIIARGTVGFSGAELENLVNQAALKAAVDGKDMVTMKELEFSKDKILMGPERRSVEIDEKNKTITAYHESGHAIIAYYTKDAMPINKATIMTRGTTLGHVSLLPENDRWSETRSQLLAQMDVCMGGRVAEELIFGSDHITTGASSDFDNATKIAKLMVTRFGMSDKLGVMTYTDTGKVSPETQSAIEQEVRTLLRESYERAKNILKTHAKEHKNLAEALLKYETLDAKEIQIVLEGKKLEVR, translated from the exons ATGTTTTCCTTCTCAACCGTGCAGCCTCAG gctactgttcctctgagtcaccTTATCAATGCCTTTCATTCACCAAAAAGCTCCACTACTACTGCCAGTACAGCATCCGTACAGCCTGTCCAGAGGGATGCCTCCCCAGAGCATGATCCTCAGAAGAGTGAG tctgtatttaatttaagaGATCTGGGATTGTCTGATTTGAAAGCTAACCAGTTCAAAGAATTGGTGAACAGGTTGCTTCCTGGCTACTgtgcagaaaacaaagtctCTTCGCAGTGGCATACATCATACATCTCTGCTGAGTCCTTCTTTGAAAATAAGCATG GTTTCGTGgatgttttcagtgctttacGCTCATCTTGTTTGTACAGACAGCATCTTAATCCCCTCCAAAATTTCTGTTCAGATGTTCGGTGTTGGCCAG tTTACATACAATCACGGACCTTTAAGACTTTGAGATCAAGAGCAAGACGTCTGCAGTCAACATCTGAACaattcacagaaacaaaaaattcacTTTCTTCACTTCTGAAG ggcTTTATCCTGAGAAAGCGAAGAATCGATGTTGAAAATTTAGATGCgctaatgaaaacaaaaaacatcccAGAGGCACACCAGGATGcttttaaaactggttttgcagAAGGGTTTTTGAAAGCACAGGTATTCCTGCAAAAAACACTTG attCCTTAAGAAGATCAcgtttgctttctttctttctctttgttctttgtttttatcttgCTATATATTCGTCATTTTTACCTGGGAAAGGCTCCTTTTCTGATGCTG TACGCTTTCGAACATCGAGTATCTTTGATGCAGCAGTTGATCCAATCCAGttgaaaaatgtcacatttgAACATGTAAAAGGG GTTGAAGAAGCTAAACAGGAACTGCAAGAAGTTGTGGAATTCCTGAAAAACCCACATAAATTTACTGTACTAGGAGGTAAACTTCCAAAAG GTATTCTGTTAGTTGGACCACCTGGTACCGGTAAAACTCTTCTTGCACGGGCTGTAGCTGGTGAAGCTGATGTTCCATTTTATTATGCATCTGGATCTGAGTTTGATGAGATGTTTGTTGGTGTAGGAGCTAGTCGCATCCGAAGCCTATTCA gggaagcaaaagcaaatgcacCATGTGTTATATTTATTGATGAGTTGGACTCTGTCGGTGGGAAGAGAATTGAATCTCCAATGCATCCCTATTCAAGACAGACCATTAATCAACTTCTTGCTGAAATGGATGG GTTTAAACCCAATGAAGGTGTTGTTATTATTGGTGCAACAAACTTCCCTGAAGCATTAGATAA TGCTTTAATACGTCCTGGTCGGTTCGATATGCAAGTTACTGTTCCCAAGCCTGATGTAAGAGGTCGTACAGAAATTCTGAAGTGGTaccttaataaaataaagtatgatCCAT ctGTTGATCCAGAAATAATTGCACGAGGCACAGTAGGATTTTCTGGAGCAGAGCTTGAGAATCTTGTAAATCAAGCTGCCTTAAAGGCAGCTGTTGATGGAAAAGATATGGTAACCATGAAAGAACTAGAATTCTCCAAGGACAAAATTCTAATGG GACCTGAACGTAGAAGTGTAGAAAttgatgagaaaaacaaaaccatcacTGCTTACCATGAATCTGGACATGCTATCATTGCATATTATACTAAGGATGCAATGCCGATCAACAAGGCTACAATCATGACACGAGGAACAACACTTGGACAT GTATCTTTGCTCCCAGAAAATGACAGATGGAGTGAAACTAGGTCCCAGTTGCTTGCACAGATGGATGTCTGTATGGGAGGAAGAGTAGCAGAAGAGCTCATATTTGGAAGTGATCACATCACAACAG GTGCTTCCAGTGATTTTGACAATGCTACTAAAATTGCAAAACTGATGGTGACTAGATTTGGAATGAGCGATAAG CTTGGTGTTATGACCTATACTGATACGGGGAAAGTTAGCCCTGAAACTCAGTCTGCAATTGAACAAGAAGTAAGAACGCTTCTTCGG